Within the Flexivirga oryzae genome, the region AGAGCCATCCGCGCCGCAGTGCAGGGGCACCCGCAGCCTCGTGCACACCGAGGACGGTCACTCCGGTTGCGACGAGCGAGGCTGCGGTCGCAAGCAGGAAGGGACCGGCACCGGCGACCAGCACGCGGTCACCCACGGCGACGCGCTCGCCCTTGGCGAGCGCCTGCGCAGCGCCGGCGCTGAAGACGCCGGGCAGCTCCCAGCCCGGGAACGGCAGCACCCGGTCGTGGGCGCCGGTGGCCAGAACGAGCCGGTCCGGGGTGAGCACGACCTCCTCGCGGTGCAGCGCACCGGAGGGTCCGGTGAGCGCGTGGACCCGCGCCGCCGCTCCATCAGTGCCGGGCTCGATCGCCCAGACCTCCGTGCTGGTGAGGATCCGGCAACGCAGGTCGGCTTCCAGCCGAAATCGTAGCCGCTGGAACGTCTTCCAGCCATGGTGCAGCCGTTCCTGGTGTGCTGCTGCCCGCTCCGGCGGCAGGTGCCGCCAGAACTGGCCGCCGACCAGGTCGTGCGAGTCGAGCAAAGTCACCTGAGCGCCCGCGTCGAGCGCGCTGCGTGCCGCGTGCAGCCCGCCCGGGCCGGCCCCGATGATCAGCACCTCAGTCATCGGCACCACCCTGCGGGTCGAGCAGAGCCCGAGGAACGCCATCACCCCGCGGGTCGAGTAGAGCCGGAGGAACACCATCACCCTGCGGGTCGAGTAGAGCCGGAGGAGCGCAGCGGGGGAGGTCCGTATCGAGACCGGGCAACGCATCCCGCTGGCTCACCACCACGTCACCGTCGACCGCACGCCGCTGGCACAGCCGCACGTCGCGGACATCGTTGACCGTCGCGATGCAGTCGAAGCAGACGCCGATCCCGCAGAAGACGCCGCGGGGCTTCCGGCTCACCGACGACGTCCGCCAGCTCCGGCAGCCGGCACCGAGCAGCACACCGGCCAGGGTCTGGCCCGTGACGCCGACGTAGCGCGTGCCGTCCAGCGTGATCGACAGTTGCTCCGACGTCATGAGGCCGCCTCCGTCTCCAAATGGGCTCGCAGGCTCGGCCGATCCACCGCGAAAGGCGTAGGGTCGATCGCGCACTCCCGGCCGGCCATCAGGTCGGCGACGAGTTCCGCTGTGCCCAGGGACAATCCGATGCCCGCGCCCTCGTGCCCGGTGGCGTGCCAGAGCCCGGGCAACCGTGGGTCCGGGCCGATGACCGGCAGGTGGTCGGGCATGTAGGGGCGGAAGCCGCCGTACGCACGCATCATCGGGACGTCGGCAAGGAACGGGAAGAGTCGTATGGCGCGCGCCGCGATCCGGCGCAGCACGTCCACCTGCAGCGTGTCGTCGAAACCGACGCGCTGACGGGACGACCCGATCAACACCGTTCCGGCGGCGGTGGATTCGAGGACGCTGGACACCTGCAGCTCCGCGTCACCGGACGCCACCGCTCCGACGTAGTCGGCGTCATACACCTTGTGGAAGACGCGGTGCGGCATCCGGCTGGTGACCAGCACCATCCCACGACGCGGCAGCACCGGGAGGTGGACCCCGAATCGCTCCGCGACGGTCGCCGACCACGGGCCGGCCGCGATCAGGACACGGTCGGCGCGCAGTTCGCCGTGCGAGGTGCGCACCCCGCGCAACCCGCCCGAAGCATCGAGCAGGGCCCCGAGCACCTCCTGGCCCTGCAGGATGCGGGCACCGCGCCGGCCGGCCGATTCGAGGAAGGCCAGTGTGGCGGCCACCGGCTGCACCTGGGCGTCCTGCGGGTAGTGGACGGCCCCCGCCACCTGCTCGGTCAGCCACGGCTCGAGGCTCCGCGCCTCGTCCGGGGAGATTCGCCGGGCGTCGACACCGGCAGCGGTCTGCCCGCTCGCGAACTCGGCGAGCGTGTGCCCGCCCTCGTCGGTGAGCGCGACGACAAGGCCGCCCTTGGCGTCGTACTCGATCGCCGGGTCGTGACCGATCTCCTCGGCGAGCGCGGCCGGGGTGCGACTCCACATCCGTGCCGAGAGTTGTGCCAACTGCAACTCGGGGCCTGGCCCCTTGTCGGACAGCAGCAGGTTCCCCTCGCCGGACGCGGACGTGCCGCCTGCGGTCCCGGCACGGTCCACGATCGTCACGTCGTGGCCATCGGCCACAAGGCGCCGCGCGCACGCAGCGCCGACGATGCCGGCGCCCACGATCACGACGTGCACATGGCCTCCTCGCAGGTACTGCTCTCAGCTCAGTGCAATGTTACATGACACTCGATGGTGGAAACCAGTGGCGGATCTCGCCGTGGCCTCCTTGACTGGTCACCATGACGAACTCCACCGGGTATGACGGCATGTGGCTCCCGATCGCGGACGACCCACGGGTGCAAGGCAATCCGCAGGGCGAGCTGGCGACATACCGGGAGTATCTACGCAACTACCGGCTGACGATGCGGCTCAAGTGCGACGGCCTGACACCCGAGCAACTCGCAGCCCGGAGCGTCCCGCCCAGCAACCTGAGCCTGCTGGGGCTGATCCGGCACCTCGCCCGCGTCGAACACGCGTGGTTCACCTGGTTCCTGCAGGGCCAGTGGGATCAGCCGCGGCTCTACAAGACCGCGGACGAGCCGGACCTCGACTTCACCGGCGCCGTCGGCACCCAGGAATGCGTGGACGACGCTTTCGCCGCCTGGGAGCGGCAGATCGCCTCCGCGGAGCAGTGGCTCGACGCGCTGGGCGAGGACCGGCTCGGGGAAGAACTCCGCTTCCCGAAGGACGAGGACGACAAGGCGAGCATCCGGGACGTGCTGGTGCACATGGTCGAGGAGTATGCGCGGCACGCCGGCCACGCAGATCTGCTGCGCGAATGCATCGACGGCCGCACCGGGCAGTGAGCACCCTCGCAAGCCGATCGACCACCGCAGCACACCCGACGTGATTTATTGCCTATCGTGGCGAGTAGCTGCAAAAAAGCAGCGTCATTCGCGTTGTTGGTGTATTGGGAGGTAGCCCGCGATGGACAGTGCGTCAGGGGTAAGGCCGGGGACTCGCTCCCGGGGACGAAAAGTGTGCCGGACCGGTGGACTGTTGGCGGCACTCGGCATGGCGGGCGGCATGGTTGCCGGCGCCGGCCCGATCGGCTCCGCATCGGCTGCGACCTGCGGGAGCGCCGTGCCCGCAGGGTCGAACTGCACACTGACCGGCACGTTGAACGTCACCGGTGGCACCCTGTCGCTCGTGTCGCCCGGGTCGCTGACGTGGGCGGCGGCTGCGACCGGCGCCGACCAGTCCGTGGTGGACACCCAGGCGGCGGACCAGCAGTTGACGGTCAACGATGCCACCGGGACAGCGGCCGGCTGGCACGTGACCGCGTCGGCGACCACCTTCACCAACGGCACGCACACCCTGCCGAACACCGGCACCTTCCTGGCCAGCGGCAGCCTCACCTCGGCGTCGGCCACGACCGCACCGTCCTCGGCCTGCGCCACCGGGTCCACCTGCACCCTGCCGACCAACTCCACGACCTATCCGGTCGCAGTGACCACCGCCGGAACGGCACCACCTGCGGTCACCCTCTACAACGCCGCCGCGAACACCGGGATGGGCAAGATCGTCCTGGGTGGCAGCGGAGCCGCGAATCCGCTGGGATGGTGGCTGAACGTGCCCTCCAACGTGTTCTCCGGTGCGTACACCTCGACCGTCACGATGTCGGTTGTCTCTGCGCCGTAAGGATCGGCGCTCACCGTACCCGTGGCATCGGCGGCGGCGTGACGTGCGACATCACCGACCGGTGCGACGATTGCGCCTGGGTCTCGCACTCGCGTCGGTCCTGCTGCTGGTCACCGTGCCGGGCGCGCACGCAGCAACACGGACGGCCGGCCCGATTCCTGCCGCGACGCTGAGCAGCATGAGTTGGACCGCGTCATCACAGGTCACTGGTGCGACGGGGGTGAGCTACACCTACAAGTTCACCACGGGCGCGCTCTCGCTCGCAGTGACGTCGGTGACGATGACGGTCCCGCCCGGCACCAGTGGCACACCGGCGGTCGGCTCGGTGAGCCCGACCTCGCTCGCCGGTGGCACCGTGACACTGTCCGGCAACACGTTGACGTACACCACCGTGAGCCTGGTGCTCGTCAGCACCGCTGTGTCCATCCAGATCACCGGGTTGACCAACACCGCGACCGCGGGCTCCTACACCTCCACCGTCACCACCCGCTCGCTGCTCGGCACCACCGTGGACAGCGGCACCACCCCGGCACTGACCTTCGCCGGAACCCTGTCGGTGACCTCGCCCGCGTCCCTGGCCTGGGCGGCGACCCTGACCGGGACCGACCAGACGATCGGCGACACCCGGGCGACCGACCAGCACCTGACCGCCAACGACAACACCGGATCCGGCAGCGGATGGCACATCACCGCAGCCGCCACGACCCCGACCAGCGGCCGTCACTCCATCGCCGGCGGTCTACTGGTCAACGGCAGCCTGACGGCCAGCGCGTCGACCAGCGCACCCAGCGCCTCGTGCGTCACCACCTGCACGCTGCCGACGAACACCACCACCTACCCGGTGACCATCCCGACAGCAACCTCTCCGACCCCGGTCACCATCTACACCGCCGCGGCCGGCACGGGACGCGGGCAGATCCGGCTGGGCGGCAACAGCGCAGCCAACCCGTTCGGCTGGTGGATCAGGGTGCCCGGCAACGCGTATGTCGGCACCTACACGACCACCATGACCATCGCCACGGTGTCCGGACCATGACGACATACCCGAGGAGCGCACCTGCGATGCTGCCCTGTTCCCGGCGGGCCGGCCGCCTCGCGGCACGGCGGATGTTGACCTGTGTGGCCGTAGCCCTGTTCGCCCTCGCGCTCATCGGAATCGGCGGAGCGCGGCCGGCAGCCGCCGCCGGTGACGACGGCAACTCGTTCGGGCCGTTCAGCGTCACCCCGGTGCCCGGTCAGGACCAGAAGGCGAGGCCGTACTTCTCGCTCGACGTCGCGCCCGGGCACACCGCACGGGACACCGTCGTCATCGCCAACGGCGCGAAGCACGCCGAGAAACTGCGGGTGATGCCCTCCACCGGGACCACGGCCACCAACTCCGGCAGTGCCTTCACGACCAAGACCTCCCGATGCGCCGGAGTCGGCTGCTGGGTCACCGGACTACCCACCACCCTGACGGTCCCCGCCGGCACCCGCACCGCCGTCGGGTTCACCGTCCATGTGCCCGCCCGCACTCCGCGCGGGCAGTACCTCGCCGGCATCACCGTCCAGCCCGTCACTCCGTCACACCGCAAGGTCGTGGGCAAGAACGGCAAGGCGTCCGTCGGCGTCGTCGTCATACACCAGGCGACCGTCGGTGTTGCCGTCACCGTGGGCGCCCTGAACACGCTGACGACCCGTCTGCACATCGACTCCGCGCACGCCGGAATGTTGCAGGACCTACCGCGCATCACCGTGAACGTGCGCAACACGGGGCAGACGTTCAGCAAGGCACGCGGCAGGGCCACCTGCGAGACCGGGCACACCCGACACAGCTATCCGGTCCGTTCCGACACGATCCTGCCCGGCGACGGTGCCGCCCTCCCGATCAACGCGACCGGGCTCAAGCCGGGCATCACGATGAGCTGCGTCATCAGGCTTGCGTATGCCGGCGGAGCCACCACCTGGCAGGGCACGCTCACCGTGCCCGGCGGTCAACACACCACGACCGTTCGCGTCGGGAACGGCGCGTACGCACACCTACCCGACCGCGGCATACCGGCCTGGGCGATCGCGCTGATCGTCATCGGCGCGCTCATCCTCGTCCTGCTCATCGGCATCATCGCCTGGCTCCTCCGACAGCATCGCGACGATACCTCGACGACCGCACAGTGAGGAGCAGGACGCTCGCGTCACAACTGCCGCCGTCCGTCACTCTCCGCTCTCCGCAGGTGCCTGCCAGACGCACTCGCCGCCGACCCAGGTCGACAGCACCCGCACCTCGCCGATACGGTCCGGCTCGACCGTCATGACGTCCTCCTCCAGCGCCACGAAGTCCGCCAACTGCCCGACGGCCAGCTGCCCCTTGCGGTGCTCCTCGCCGGTCGCCGCGGCCGATCCCTTGGTGTAGACCGAGAGGGCGGTGAGCGGGTCGATTCGCTGGCTGCCACCGACGAGCGTGCCGGATGCGCTGCGCCGGGTGACCATGCTTTGCACGGCGAGCAGTGGATTGTTCGAGACGATCGGGTAGTCCGAGGATCCTCCGACCGGTAGGCCCGCCTCGAGCATCGCGCGGTGCGCGCAGATCAGCTCGGCACGATCCGGTCCGTACAGTTCGAGCAACCGGTCGCCGAAGAGCCCGACGAATGGACCGAACGGCACTGGTATCACTCCAGATCGACGCATGCGCCGGAGCAGCTCCGGCGTCACCACACTGCAATGTTCGATGCGATGCCGGACCCCTCGCGACGGCAGCTGCTCGATCCGGTCGAGGACCTTCGCGATCGCCGCGTCGCCGTTCGCGTGGACGGCGACCCGCCGCCCGGCCTCGTGGAACTCCCCGAAGCGCCCGGCGAACTCCTGGTCGTCGAGGATCTGCAGCCCGTTGTCGCGACCTGTCGCACTCGGGTAGGGGTCGTGGCACAGGCAGGTGCCGCCGGACAGCGCCCCGTCCAGCATCATCTTGACGCCGACGCGGCGCAGCCTGTCGCCGTCGTCGGCCCACGGAGAGCGGTCGTTCGGGTCCGCATAGCTGTGCCACTGCAGCATTCCGACCCGTGGCGTCAACCGGCCCGAGGCCAGTGCCGCGCGATAGAGCTCCTCCTCGACCGGGGTGACGATCGCGTCGCAGTACGACGTGAGCCCGAGGGCGTGCAGCTCCTCGTGCACCTCGTCGAGCGCCAGCAGTTGATCGGCGATCGCGCCCGGATCCGCGATCGACGGACGCCCGTTGCCCGGCAGCCACGGATCCAGCCATGCCCGCTCCAGCAGCCATCCGTCCGGCGCCCCGTCGGAACCCGCCAGCAGCTGACCCCCGGGTGGGGCATCCTCGGTCCGCTGGTAACCCAGTGCACGCAGGCCGGCCGAGTTGACGACCGCACGGTGGAAGGTGTGCTCGATGACCAGCACCGGGTGATCGGTCGAAACCCGGTCGAGGGTATGACGATCCACGCGTCCGTCGACCGTGTGCTCGTCGAAGTCCTGCCCGACCACCCACCGCCCGGTCGGTGTATGGCGCGCGCGTCGCGCCAGCAACCGGACCACGTCGTCCACCGACGCGGCACCGCCGACATCGACCCGCACCCGCTGCAGCGCGGCCTGGGAGGTGTGACAGTGCGCGTCGTTGAACCCGGGGCAGATCAGTGCGCCTGGCAGCCCGAACGTCGTGGCGCGCGGGTAGCGGTCGGCGAGTGCTGCGAGCGCTCCGGTCGCCACGACCCGGCCATCGGCGACCGCGAACGCCTCCGGCTCGGTGCCGTCCATGGCGAGGATGCGCCGCGCGGTGAAAACACGTGTCCCGGAAGGGTGCTCGACACCCGTCGTCACGGCGCCGACCGCTCCGCGGTGCCATCGAGCGCGTGGCGGTAGCCGGACCGCAGGTGCTCGGTCGCCATACCCAACAGCTTCGCGGGGTCGCCGTCGAGGGAGGCCTGCAGGAGTTCGCGGTGCTCCGTGACCATCGTCGTGACGTCCTCGTCGCCGTGGATGTAGGACCTGGTGATGCGCCGGTTGACCGGGTGATCCCACAGCTGGTCGATCAAAGTCAGCAGGAAGTGGTTG harbors:
- a CDS encoding (2Fe-2S)-binding protein, with the protein product MTSEQLSITLDGTRYVGVTGQTLAGVLLGAGCRSWRTSSVSRKPRGVFCGIGVCFDCIATVNDVRDVRLCQRRAVDGDVVVSQRDALPGLDTDLPRCAPPALLDPQGDGVPPALLDPRGDGVPRALLDPQGGADD
- a CDS encoding FAD-dependent oxidoreductase gives rise to the protein MHVVIVGAGIVGAACARRLVADGHDVTIVDRAGTAGGTSASGEGNLLLSDKGPGPELQLAQLSARMWSRTPAALAEEIGHDPAIEYDAKGGLVVALTDEGGHTLAEFASGQTAAGVDARRISPDEARSLEPWLTEQVAGAVHYPQDAQVQPVAATLAFLESAGRRGARILQGQEVLGALLDASGGLRGVRTSHGELRADRVLIAAGPWSATVAERFGVHLPVLPRRGMVLVTSRMPHRVFHKVYDADYVGAVASGDAELQVSSVLESTAAGTVLIGSSRQRVGFDDTLQVDVLRRIAARAIRLFPFLADVPMMRAYGGFRPYMPDHLPVIGPDPRLPGLWHATGHEGAGIGLSLGTAELVADLMAGRECAIDPTPFAVDRPSLRAHLETEAAS
- a CDS encoding amidohydrolase family protein; the protein is MTTGVEHPSGTRVFTARRILAMDGTEPEAFAVADGRVVATGALAALADRYPRATTFGLPGALICPGFNDAHCHTSQAALQRVRVDVGGAASVDDVVRLLARRARHTPTGRWVVGQDFDEHTVDGRVDRHTLDRVSTDHPVLVIEHTFHRAVVNSAGLRALGYQRTEDAPPGGQLLAGSDGAPDGWLLERAWLDPWLPGNGRPSIADPGAIADQLLALDEVHEELHALGLTSYCDAIVTPVEEELYRAALASGRLTPRVGMLQWHSYADPNDRSPWADDGDRLRRVGVKMMLDGALSGGTCLCHDPYPSATGRDNGLQILDDQEFAGRFGEFHEAGRRVAVHANGDAAIAKVLDRIEQLPSRGVRHRIEHCSVVTPELLRRMRRSGVIPVPFGPFVGLFGDRLLELYGPDRAELICAHRAMLEAGLPVGGSSDYPIVSNNPLLAVQSMVTRRSASGTLVGGSQRIDPLTALSVYTKGSAAATGEEHRKGQLAVGQLADFVALEEDVMTVEPDRIGEVRVLSTWVGGECVWQAPAESGE
- a CDS encoding WxL protein peptidoglycan domain-containing protein produces the protein MTTYPRSAPAMLPCSRRAGRLAARRMLTCVAVALFALALIGIGGARPAAAAGDDGNSFGPFSVTPVPGQDQKARPYFSLDVAPGHTARDTVVIANGAKHAEKLRVMPSTGTTATNSGSAFTTKTSRCAGVGCWVTGLPTTLTVPAGTRTAVGFTVHVPARTPRGQYLAGITVQPVTPSHRKVVGKNGKASVGVVVIHQATVGVAVTVGALNTLTTRLHIDSAHAGMLQDLPRITVNVRNTGQTFSKARGRATCETGHTRHSYPVRSDTILPGDGAALPINATGLKPGITMSCVIRLAYAGGATTWQGTLTVPGGQHTTTVRVGNGAYAHLPDRGIPAWAIALIVIGALILVLLIGIIAWLLRQHRDDTSTTAQ
- a CDS encoding WxL domain-containing protein, which encodes MAALGMAGGMVAGAGPIGSASAATCGSAVPAGSNCTLTGTLNVTGGTLSLVSPGSLTWAAAATGADQSVVDTQAADQQLTVNDATGTAAGWHVTASATTFTNGTHTLPNTGTFLASGSLTSASATTAPSSACATGSTCTLPTNSTTYPVAVTTAGTAPPAVTLYNAAANTGMGKIVLGGSGAANPLGWWLNVPSNVFSGAYTSTVTMSVVSAP
- a CDS encoding DinB family protein, giving the protein MTNSTGYDGMWLPIADDPRVQGNPQGELATYREYLRNYRLTMRLKCDGLTPEQLAARSVPPSNLSLLGLIRHLARVEHAWFTWFLQGQWDQPRLYKTADEPDLDFTGAVGTQECVDDAFAAWERQIASAEQWLDALGEDRLGEELRFPKDEDDKASIRDVLVHMVEEYARHAGHADLLRECIDGRTGQ